A region of Micropterus dolomieu isolate WLL.071019.BEF.003 ecotype Adirondacks linkage group LG01, ASM2129224v1, whole genome shotgun sequence DNA encodes the following proteins:
- the LOC123976694 gene encoding epithelial cell-transforming sequence 2 oncogene-like encodes MNLVFHWFDLWTDTQRKHLLHSLLTRCTRSQLKCCRDFLIESVPVTQVDFTVVLPRFLSLYVMSFLSPCDLCSAAQVSWHWRVLAEQDCLWEGRCIRRGWFLPYIPGEKEYGAWKNHYVSCVSTLDWLTPREAAEKYGTLNQQSTGMTEEEEERRKERRIRQIIRDKIQEEKRLSMRTRRAWGSYTKPEGVRGGSTQTTRPSSRTFTSLLSWPTSNVKSSSLGLSPDRRQPMTAASSLERVWASSPSSERVNKASGALSSFTYRPALPQPVSHIHLPTPALLLLISNRIPAYELLLSGVKAGVIVVLYDHRATLSALLTQVERAISGQRAQRLGLLAPGGTEEIHLLHSSSLSEKTLLTPDHREFWEKLCGWVAPTEEGGGIDIFSPLAASASGVALIQTLSTLTGLEVQAPMGLATGSFQNILSEWSDSSVCTGLSNQQPVAPAVQFVCESVLQGWCRQAQWMEEALGELRGCLGPQLERVSLQARGRALGNFLWEKICLEELCVSKDLNEALTEGLTALTRQEKTRPLEFLAVFLSRWSEESNGEEKRQNKRADDFSFLPHSSQKCLSPMISELPQTALDWRGAVARELHHSECIYMGRLGAVLKVYQEPLTAALNSNRAILSYADIHIVLNPVTQILELNRVFHIDLQARLQQWGAEQCVGDVFVKLCSKLRVYTNYLNNYPTALHTIDKCRETKPSFRAFLKRADRSLATHMLSLQELLLCPVWRIQEYVTLLQALSVHTHPGHPDHTHLSSALNTLLQFREFIQKLKRNSKKDRLMEETQQKIQGCPNLSEGNRQLIVTQDAALLRSPDELIPESLRTYQQVSDVGLFLFNDALVLTRRNVHHTPFTLAHQSTHTFLASVALANLSVREITHTRYVCHAFVLEGPCRSWVCATERGEEREHFLSVLRSAINSALTGHQ; translated from the exons ATGAACCTTGTGTTCCACTGGTTCGATCTGTGGACTGACACACAGAGGAAACACCTGTTGCACTCTCTGCTTACACGCTGCACCAGGTCACAGCTCAA GTGCTGTAGGGATTTTCTGATCGAGTCAGTTCCTGTGACTCAAGTAGACTTCACGGTGGTGCTGCCACGGTTCCTGTCCCTGTATGTGATGTCATTCCTGTCCCCTTGTGACCTCTGCTCTGCCGCCCAAGTCAGCTGGCACTGGAGGGTCCTTGCCGAGCAG GACTGCCTGTGGGAAGGTCGGTGCATCAGAAGAGGCTGGTTCCTTCCCTACATTCCAGGAGAGAAAGAATATGGAGCGTGGAAGAACCACTATGTCTCTTGCGTCTCCACGCTAGACTGGCTCACTCCCCGGGAGGCGGCAGAGAAGTATGGGACCCTAAACCAACAGAGCACAGGGAtgacggaggaggaggaagagaggaggaaggagaggaggatcAGGCAGATAATCAGAGACAAAATACAAGAAGAGAAGA GACTATCTATGAGAACAAGGAGAGCCTGGGGCAGCTACACAAAACCAGAAGGAGTTAGAGGTGGAAGTACCCAGACAACGAGGCCCAGCTCTAGAACATTCACCTCTTTGCTTTCCTGGCCTACAAGTAATGTCAAGTCTTCCAGCCTCGGTCTTAGCCCGGACAGGCGACAGCCCATGACAGCAGCTTCAAGCTTGGAGAGAGTTTGGGCCTCCAGTCCTAGCAG TGAAAGAGTGAACAAAGCCAGTGGAGCACTTTCATCCTTCACCTACAGACCTGCACTGCCACAACCAGTCTCTCACATCCATCTTCCCACTCCTGCCCTCTTACTGCTGATCTCCAATAGAATTCCTGCCTATGAG CTGCTGCTAAGTGGTGTGAAAGCAGGAGTGATTGTGGTTCTCTATGACCATAGAGCAACTCTCTCAGCTTTGTTAACTCAGGTGGAGAGGGCTATTTCTGGGCAGAGAGCTCAGAGGCTGGGCCTACTAGCTCCAGGAGGAACGGAGGAAATCCATCTGCTTCACA GTAGTAGCCTGTCAGAGAAGACTTTACTGACCCCTGACCATAGAGAATTCTGGGAAAAACTGTGTGGCTGGGTGGCACCAactgaggagggaggagggattGACATCTTCTCCCCTCTTGCTGCATCTG CATCAGGAGTGGCTCTCATCCAGACTCTCTCTACTCTGACTGGTCTGGAGGTTCAGGCGCCAATGGGTCTTGCCACCGGAAGTTTCCAGAACA TCCTGAGTGAGTGGTCTGACAGCAGTGTTTGCACCGGACTTTCCAACCAACAACCAGTAGCCCCAGCAgtgcagtttgtgtgtgagagtgtacTGCAGGGCTGGTGCAGACAGGCTCAGTGGATGGAGGAGGCTCTGGGGGAGCTGAGGGGCTGCCTGGGGCCACAGCTAGAACGGGTCAGCCTCCAGGCTAGGGGCCGAGCTCTGG gtaactttctgtgggagaaaatCTGCCTTGAGGAGCTTTGTGTGTCCAAAGATCTGAATGAGGCTCTGACTGAGGGACTCACTGCTCTGACAAGACAGGAAAAG ACAAGACCTTTGGAGTTTCTTGCTGTCTTCTTGTCAAGATGGAGTGAGGAGAGTaatggagaggaaaagaggcaAAACAAAAGAGCCGATGATTTCTCTTTCTTACCACATAGCTCACAGAAATGCCTCAGTCCGATGATATCTGAGCTAccacag ACGGCGTTAGATTGGAGAGGCGCAGTTGCCAGAGAGCTGCACCACAGCGAGTGTATTTATATGGGAAGACTGGGCGCTGTGCTGAAG GTGTACCAGGAGCCTCTTACAGCAGCTCTGAACTCCAACAGAGCCATACTAAGCTATGCTGACATCCACATTGTACTCAACCCTGTCACACAAATACTGGAGCtgaacag GGTGTTTCACATAGATTTACAAGCCAGGCTGCAGCAGTGGGGTGCAGAGCAGTGTGTCGGAGATGTGTTTGTGAAACTGTGCTCAAAGCTCAGAGTCTACACCAACTACCTCAACAACTACCCCACTGCCCTCCATACCATTGACAAG tgcaGGGAGACAAAGCCTTCATTTCGGGCTTTCCTGAAGAGAGCAGACAGATCTCTTGCCACACACATGCTGAG CCTacaggagctgctgctgtgtcCAGTGTGGAGAATACAGGAGTATGTGACTCTGCTTCAAGCTCtgtctgtacacacacaccctggTCACCCTGaccacacacacctctcctccgCCCTCAACACCCTGCTACAATTCAGAGAATTCATACAAAAG ttaaaaCGTAACTCTAAGAAAGACAGGCTGATGGAGGAAACGCAGCAGAAGATCCAAGGCTGTCCG AACCTCAGTGAAGGAAACAGACAGCTGATAGTAACTCAGGACGCTGCTTTGCTCAGGAGCCCTGATGAACTGATTCCTGAATCGCTCAG GACCTATCAGCAGGTGTCTGACGTGGGCCTGTTCCTGTTTAATGATGCCTTAGTGTTAACGCGGCGAAACGTGCATCACACACCTTTCACATTGGCTCACCAGAGCACTCACACTTTCCTGGCCTCTGTGGCTCTTGCCAACCTGTCTGTCAGAGAGATCACACATACACGCT ATGTGTGTCATGCCTTTGTCCTGGAGGGTCCTTGTCGTTCCTGGGTTTGTGCCACAGAAagaggtgaagagagagagcactTTCTGTCTGTGCTTCGCTCAGCTATAAACTCTGCTTTAACAGGACATCAGTGA
- the ccdc28a gene encoding coiled-coil domain-containing protein 28A, translating to MEERKLKRKSPRSSTNTAAPTGGSGRKTNASSGGRHIGYSHNMGTHSSQKSKSRRGVRDKPRHHPGLGGKANQSQGQAAPTIQHSFLTDVSDVQEMENGLLSLLNDFHSGKLQAFGNECSIDQMEHVREMQEKLARLHFDLYGEVDEMPEDQRKIACDTNMDKLLLNLEELSTSIQKLNLADSQEIPRTASI from the exons ATGGAGGAGCGAAAACTAAAAAGAAAGAGTCCCAGGTCCTCCACCAACACGGCGGCTCCGACTGGTGGCTCTGGCCGGAAAACGAACGCTTCCTCCGGAGGACGACACATAGGCTACAGCCATAACATGGGGACTCACTCCAGCCAAAAGAGCAAGAGTAGGAG GGGAGTTAGAGATAAACCCAGGCATCATCCGGGCTTGGGTGGGAAAGCTAATCAGAGCCAGGGCCAGGCAGCACCTACCATCCAGCACTCCTTTCTTACTGATGTTTCAGATGTGCAGGAGATGGAAAACGGCCTGCTCAGTCTCCTCAACGACTTCCACTCAGGGAAACTACAAGCATTTG GGAATGAGTGCTCCATTGACCAGATGGAGCATGTGAGAGAGATGCAGGAGAAGCTGGCCCGTTTGCACTTTGACCTCTATGGCGAGGTGGATGAAATGCCTGAGGACCAGAGGAAAATAGCCTGTGACACCAACATGGACAAATTACTTCTTAAT cTTGAGGAGCTGAGTACTTCTAT CCAGAAACTGAATCTAGCGGACTCCCAAGAGATCCCGAGGACTGCCAGCATCTGA